From Corynebacterium sp. BD556, the proteins below share one genomic window:
- a CDS encoding FAD/NAD(P)-binding protein — MKAALAVAIVGAGPRGLWAAEELLSRARERGAHLDISVFNDGPLPTASATGAFQPDLPEKWLLNVPAEVIQTQLGSFNKWRGKHDSFPPRREVGRFIAASWAALSKNVPVGCTLEFFNHRVDKLEVVANGVRIAGQLFAEVLITTGHSQTWPGALNTDILGVERVISAYEAEKLAALTEKDTVIVRGAALTFIDVVRHAKAGVFYPLNRTGRFMDVKALPSAEEEEQLAGAREQAMCEIRTTENLQGLRSALEVYAAEVLALLGEGEPDPAAIRAVLNGSDGADPVEDLRRSLAVAQRVAPWTPAAAVGYAFRSAYDAIVDRASFGGRDSLGGASFGALTRRLERVAFGPPAETAREVLEMIDANRIRTDLLGRGEDDLSSLAAQVGANVVIDAVNAAPGAVPGTLVGWLAESGIARIHEETNSIMVGRDGTLVECEHIAAAGRMSEGWIVGHDTLRRGAHEVIPGWARRVSRAALDDAERVHGMPPLQARLEPWAEELVADAQACLSLVEDFSSPVNVLDPSPMLRNVDELVGAAAEAGVELKIFYARKANKALTFVDTVRDAGHGVDVASENELRQVLGRDVPGERIILSAAMKPDALLRLAIDNGVVISVDSLEEYDRIRALAGNRVAVVAPRLAPDPTRMMPTRFGELSHRWARHLARPDSNVRVVGVHVHLHGYAAKERSAALRECFGLIDILREAGHSPAFIDLGGGVPMSYIARKEQWEAYHEAIEAQRSGFAEPFTWKADPLSTTYPYWQEPTRGQWLRHVLDDGIAEGLIGRNLRLHLEPGRSLLDGCGLILAQVAFVKTRSDGVPLVGVHMNRTQCRTTSDDYLIDPILVQRSEPSAEVEAFLVGAYCIEDELILRRKIRFPRGVAAGDIVAIPNTAGYFMHILESASHQIPLAKNVVWPERTLDLIDRREG, encoded by the coding sequence ATGAAGGCAGCCCTCGCCGTAGCAATAGTCGGAGCGGGACCGCGCGGACTGTGGGCAGCCGAGGAACTGCTCTCGCGCGCCCGCGAACGCGGAGCCCACCTCGACATCAGTGTGTTTAACGACGGGCCCCTTCCCACTGCGAGCGCCACCGGCGCCTTTCAACCTGACCTGCCGGAAAAGTGGCTGCTCAACGTGCCCGCAGAAGTGATACAGACGCAACTCGGCTCCTTCAACAAGTGGCGAGGAAAACACGACTCTTTCCCGCCGCGCCGCGAAGTCGGCCGATTCATCGCCGCGTCTTGGGCTGCGCTGAGCAAAAACGTGCCGGTGGGCTGCACGCTTGAGTTTTTCAACCACCGCGTCGACAAGCTGGAAGTTGTCGCAAACGGTGTACGCATCGCTGGGCAACTTTTCGCGGAGGTGCTCATCACCACAGGCCACAGCCAGACCTGGCCGGGTGCGCTCAACACCGACATTTTGGGCGTAGAGCGCGTCATTTCTGCGTATGAGGCGGAAAAGTTAGCTGCGCTGACGGAAAAAGACACCGTGATAGTGCGTGGCGCTGCTTTGACCTTCATTGACGTGGTACGCCACGCAAAGGCGGGCGTTTTTTATCCGCTCAACCGCACGGGCCGGTTCATGGACGTCAAAGCGCTGCCCAGCGCAGAGGAGGAGGAGCAACTGGCAGGCGCGCGGGAGCAGGCAATGTGCGAGATCCGCACCACCGAGAACCTCCAAGGTTTGCGCAGCGCCCTGGAGGTGTACGCCGCCGAGGTGTTGGCGTTGTTGGGCGAGGGTGAGCCCGACCCGGCAGCTATCCGCGCGGTGCTAAACGGCAGCGACGGAGCCGACCCGGTGGAGGATTTGCGCCGCTCCCTGGCTGTGGCGCAGCGCGTCGCGCCGTGGACCCCGGCGGCGGCTGTGGGCTACGCCTTTCGCAGCGCCTACGACGCCATTGTCGACCGTGCATCTTTCGGCGGGCGCGATAGCCTCGGCGGTGCATCCTTCGGTGCGTTGACTCGTCGTTTGGAGCGTGTCGCTTTCGGCCCGCCCGCCGAGACAGCGCGGGAGGTGCTGGAAATGATTGACGCCAACCGGATCCGTACTGACCTTTTGGGGCGCGGCGAAGATGACCTTTCCTCCTTGGCGGCGCAGGTGGGGGCCAATGTGGTTATCGATGCGGTCAACGCCGCACCTGGCGCCGTGCCGGGAACCCTTGTTGGGTGGTTGGCTGAAAGTGGCATCGCTCGGATACATGAGGAGACGAACTCCATCATGGTCGGCCGCGACGGCACTCTGGTGGAGTGTGAACACATTGCGGCGGCTGGGCGGATGAGTGAAGGGTGGATTGTGGGACACGATACGCTGCGCCGCGGCGCCCACGAGGTCATTCCCGGTTGGGCACGCCGCGTTAGCCGGGCGGCACTCGATGACGCGGAGCGGGTCCACGGGATGCCTCCTTTGCAAGCGCGTTTGGAGCCGTGGGCGGAAGAACTGGTGGCGGATGCGCAGGCGTGCCTTAGCCTTGTCGAGGACTTCTCAAGCCCCGTTAACGTGCTGGATCCTTCGCCTATGTTGCGCAATGTCGATGAGCTTGTGGGTGCTGCGGCCGAGGCGGGGGTGGAGCTGAAGATCTTCTACGCGCGTAAGGCGAACAAGGCTTTGACCTTTGTGGACACGGTGCGAGACGCCGGGCACGGTGTGGATGTGGCCAGTGAAAATGAGCTGCGGCAAGTGCTGGGCCGTGATGTGCCGGGTGAGCGCATTATTCTGTCTGCTGCCATGAAGCCGGATGCGCTGCTGCGGCTGGCCATTGATAACGGTGTGGTGATCTCCGTAGACAGCCTTGAGGAATACGATCGGATTCGGGCGCTGGCCGGAAATCGGGTCGCTGTCGTTGCGCCGCGCCTTGCCCCTGATCCGACGCGCATGATGCCCACCCGTTTTGGGGAGTTGTCCCACCGCTGGGCACGCCACCTTGCGCGGCCTGATTCCAATGTGCGCGTTGTCGGTGTGCATGTTCATTTGCATGGTTACGCGGCCAAGGAGCGCAGTGCGGCGCTGCGGGAGTGTTTCGGGCTCATCGACATTTTGCGCGAGGCAGGTCATAGCCCTGCGTTTATTGACCTTGGTGGGGGAGTGCCGATGAGCTACATCGCCCGCAAAGAGCAGTGGGAGGCCTACCACGAGGCGATTGAGGCGCAGCGAAGCGGCTTCGCTGAGCCGTTTACGTGGAAGGCTGATCCGCTGAGCACTACCTATCCTTATTGGCAAGAGCCTACGCGCGGGCAGTGGCTTCGGCACGTGCTTGATGACGGCATCGCGGAGGGTCTCATTGGCCGCAATTTGCGCTTGCACCTTGAGCCGGGCCGCTCGCTTCTCGACGGCTGTGGGCTGATCCTCGCCCAAGTCGCTTTCGTTAAAACCCGCAGCGATGGTGTCCCCTTGGTGGGGGTGCACATGAACCGCACTCAGTGCCGTACCACGTCGGATGACTACCTCATCGATCCGATCCTGGTGCAACGAAGTGAGCCTTCTGCGGAGGTGGAGGCGTTTTTGGTGGGTGCTTACTGTATTGAAGACGAGTTGATTTTGCGCCGCAAGATCCGTTTCCCGCGCGGGGTGGCGGCTGGTGACATCGTGGCGATCCCGAACACCGCTGGCTATTTCATGCACATCTTGGAGTCGGCTTCGCACCAAATTCCGTTGGCGAAAAACGTGGTGTGGCCCGAGCGCACCCTTGATTTGATTGACCGGAGGGAAGGTTAG
- a CDS encoding IclR family transcriptional regulator produces the protein MRQYSEDSGIKVLDRAIAIMRSISAGEKMLAELSSDTGLPRATTHRIATALEVHHILARTESGAWTIGPALASYVTQTSPQLLSAAASLMRDLVAQTGESVQLYQLTGNTRTCIAAEEPTSGLTYTVPVGSQLPLTAGSAARVFAAHGLLDDSVSFPEEELAPVRETGLAESVAEREVGLASVSTAIVDSTGKVVAVLSISGPTERLHPSPIAKWGKVLRAAAKKLNTQL, from the coding sequence GTGAGACAGTATAGCGAAGATTCCGGGATCAAAGTATTGGACCGCGCAATCGCAATCATGCGCTCCATTTCCGCAGGCGAGAAAATGCTTGCGGAACTCAGCAGCGACACTGGGCTACCCCGAGCCACGACACACCGCATCGCGACCGCACTCGAAGTCCACCACATTCTCGCCCGCACCGAATCCGGCGCCTGGACGATCGGGCCCGCACTGGCCAGCTACGTCACGCAAACCTCCCCGCAGCTTTTATCGGCCGCCGCTTCCCTGATGCGCGACCTCGTGGCACAAACAGGTGAATCGGTGCAGCTCTACCAGCTCACCGGCAACACACGCACCTGCATCGCCGCCGAGGAACCCACCAGCGGATTGACCTACACAGTGCCGGTCGGGTCACAGCTACCGCTGACCGCAGGCTCTGCCGCGCGCGTCTTCGCCGCACACGGTCTCCTCGACGACTCCGTTTCCTTCCCCGAGGAGGAACTCGCCCCGGTCCGCGAAACAGGACTGGCCGAATCAGTCGCGGAGCGCGAAGTAGGCCTTGCAAGCGTGTCCACCGCCATTGTGGACTCCACCGGAAAGGTTGTGGCTGTCCTTTCCATCTCCGGGCCCACCGAACGCCTCCACCCAAGCCCCATTGCCAAATGGGGCAAAGTGCTGCGCGCGGCAGCCAAGAAACTCAACACGCAGCTCTAA
- the leuC gene encoding 3-isopropylmalate dehydratase large subunit: MSDKPMTLAEKVWRDHIVTKGEGADPDLIYIDFQLLHEVTSPQAFDGLRLAGRTLRHPELHLATEDHNVPTLGVKSGNLLEIQDPTSRTQVETLRKNCAEFGVKLHQMGDVKQGIVHTVGPQLGITQPGMTIVCGDSHTSTHGAFGSIAMGIGTSEVEHVMATQTLPLRPFKTMAINVSGELRQGVTAKDLILAIIAKIGTNGGQGHIIEYRGEAIRKLSMEARMTICNMSIEAGARAGMVAPDQTTFDYLKGREYAPTGADWDEAVAYWSTLPTDEGATFDTVVDIDGSALTPFVTWGTNPGQGLPLGEKVPNPESFGDETSKAAAEKALRYMDLTPGTPLRDIPIDSVFLGSCTNARIEDLRAAAAVLKGRRIAKGVRMMVVPSSTMVKNQAEEEGLHTIFKEFGAEWRTAGCSMCLGMNPDQLRPGERCASTSNRNFEGRQGPGGRTHLVSPLVAAATAVAGHLASPADLN, from the coding sequence ATGTCGGACAAACCGATGACCTTGGCGGAGAAAGTCTGGCGCGATCACATCGTGACCAAGGGGGAGGGCGCAGACCCCGACCTTATCTACATTGACTTCCAGCTCCTCCACGAGGTGACCTCCCCGCAGGCTTTCGACGGCCTGCGCCTGGCCGGGCGCACCCTGCGCCACCCGGAGCTACACCTCGCCACCGAAGACCACAACGTCCCCACCCTCGGCGTCAAATCCGGCAACCTGCTCGAAATCCAAGACCCGACATCTCGAACCCAAGTGGAGACGCTGCGCAAAAACTGCGCCGAGTTCGGCGTCAAACTGCACCAAATGGGGGACGTGAAACAAGGCATCGTCCACACCGTGGGGCCACAGTTAGGAATCACCCAGCCGGGCATGACCATCGTGTGCGGGGATTCCCACACCTCCACCCACGGCGCCTTCGGTTCCATCGCCATGGGCATTGGCACCTCCGAAGTCGAGCACGTCATGGCCACCCAGACCCTGCCGCTGCGCCCCTTTAAAACAATGGCCATCAACGTCAGCGGCGAGTTGCGTCAAGGTGTGACGGCCAAAGACCTGATCTTGGCAATCATCGCGAAGATCGGCACCAACGGCGGGCAAGGCCACATCATCGAGTACCGCGGCGAAGCGATCCGGAAACTGTCAATGGAAGCCCGCATGACCATCTGCAACATGTCCATCGAGGCGGGAGCGCGCGCCGGTATGGTCGCCCCCGACCAGACGACCTTCGACTACCTCAAGGGCCGCGAGTACGCGCCAACCGGCGCGGATTGGGACGAAGCGGTTGCCTACTGGTCAACACTGCCCACCGATGAAGGCGCCACATTCGACACCGTCGTCGATATCGACGGCTCCGCGCTCACTCCCTTCGTCACCTGGGGCACCAACCCCGGCCAAGGACTGCCCTTGGGCGAGAAAGTCCCCAACCCGGAATCTTTCGGAGATGAGACATCCAAAGCGGCGGCGGAAAAAGCCTTGCGTTACATGGATTTGACCCCTGGCACCCCACTGCGCGACATCCCCATCGACTCAGTCTTTTTGGGTTCGTGTACCAACGCCCGCATCGAGGACTTGCGCGCCGCCGCCGCAGTGCTCAAAGGCCGCCGCATCGCCAAAGGGGTGCGCATGATGGTCGTGCCATCTTCAACCATGGTGAAAAACCAGGCCGAAGAAGAAGGCCTGCACACCATCTTCAAAGAATTCGGTGCAGAGTGGCGCACCGCCGGCTGCTCGATGTGCCTCGGCATGAACCCTGACCAGCTTCGCCCCGGCGAGCGCTGCGCATCAACCTCCAACCGCAATTTCGAGGGACGCCAAGGCCCGGGCGGGCGCACCCACCTCGTCTCGCCCCTAGTTGCCGCCGCGACAGCCGTCGCCGGCCACCTCGCCAGCCCAGCCGATTTGAACTAA
- the leuD gene encoding 3-isopropylmalate dehydratase small subunit, giving the protein MEKFITHTGIGVPLKRSNVDTDQIIPAHFLKSVSRTGFEDALFSNWRNNEPDFVLNRKEFAGGSVLFTGPDFGTGSSREHAVWALNDYGFRAVFSPRFADIFRGNSGKAGLLAGVMSEADIELVWKQLEQNPGLEVTVSLVDRTVTVGENTFTFDVDDYVRYRLMEGLDDIGITLREAPSIENFEKTRPAYKPRV; this is encoded by the coding sequence ATGGAGAAATTCATCACCCACACCGGCATCGGCGTGCCACTGAAACGCTCGAATGTGGACACTGACCAAATCATCCCCGCGCACTTTCTCAAATCCGTCTCCCGCACCGGCTTCGAAGACGCCCTGTTTTCCAACTGGCGCAACAACGAGCCGGACTTTGTGCTCAACCGCAAAGAGTTCGCCGGCGGATCCGTGCTGTTTACCGGGCCGGACTTCGGCACCGGATCATCGCGCGAACACGCCGTGTGGGCACTCAACGACTACGGTTTCCGCGCCGTTTTCAGCCCGCGTTTTGCAGACATCTTCCGCGGCAACTCCGGCAAAGCAGGCCTATTGGCCGGAGTGATGAGCGAAGCCGACATCGAGTTGGTGTGGAAGCAACTCGAACAAAACCCAGGCCTTGAAGTCACGGTTTCTTTGGTGGATCGCACCGTCACCGTCGGGGAAAACACCTTCACCTTCGACGTGGACGACTACGTGCGCTACCGCCTCATGGAAGGTCTCGACGACATCGGCATCACGCTTCGTGAGGCGCCCTCCATCGAAAACTTCGAAAAAACCCGCCCCGCCTACAAGCCGCGCGTTTAA
- a CDS encoding YbjN domain-containing protein — protein sequence MAFTPVTHQRIEALLTEAGLSHFRGDADGEIRTAFPGLVCFFQLDSVGFKVTTRWLATARKPKDVLNLRIAANELNRTTPLVRVHAVPRDDGSTLALFEAPFFTSGGVSDTQLRGMLSFYFTVIRELGKALEAKLPHILDAAVTEDTSDDDAKEKEF from the coding sequence ATGGCTTTCACCCCAGTTACTCACCAACGCATTGAGGCGCTGCTTACTGAGGCTGGCCTTAGCCACTTCCGTGGCGACGCCGACGGCGAGATTCGCACCGCTTTTCCTGGTTTGGTGTGCTTCTTCCAACTCGACAGTGTCGGCTTTAAGGTCACGACCCGGTGGTTGGCCACCGCCCGAAAGCCGAAGGACGTGCTCAATTTGCGTATTGCCGCCAACGAGTTGAATCGCACAACGCCATTGGTGCGGGTGCATGCAGTGCCGCGCGACGACGGCTCCACGCTTGCCCTTTTTGAGGCTCCTTTTTTCACCTCCGGCGGGGTCAGCGACACGCAACTGCGTGGCATGCTGAGTTTTTATTTCACTGTCATCCGCGAGCTTGGCAAGGCCCTTGAGGCGAAGCTGCCGCACATCCTCGATGCCGCAGTAACGGAGGACACCAGCGATGACGACGCGAAGGAAAAGGAGTTCTAA
- a CDS encoding NUDIX hydrolase — translation MASQAQHHEDPGLHGSEKKSTPHEQDKDAHGEMFLTGRHQEIPRHPAKEFERTTLAAGAVLWRGSIGPDGDTSGVEVACIHRPHYDDWSLAKGKVDPGESLPTTAVREILEETGYRVRLGKLLGKTIYPVKRTTKVVYYWTGEVIGGEFEKNGEVDEIRWLPIDAACDLLTYDLDRQVLRKAQKRFSMPADARILYVRHARAHDREKWAGNDDLRPLDKKGRRQSEMLVPMLSPFEPTRIYSALPDRCQATVAPLADELSLDVTVDKRFGDEGWAESQVEAKKAFMEVVQQGGISVICGQGTIMPQMIGWLSAEGRLPIDSAIEVKKSGVWSLSFHGGELTGADYMPSPLPVQ, via the coding sequence ATGGCATCTCAGGCACAACACCACGAAGATCCGGGCTTGCACGGCTCGGAGAAGAAGTCCACTCCGCACGAGCAGGACAAAGATGCCCACGGAGAAATGTTTCTCACCGGGCGCCACCAGGAGATCCCCCGGCACCCGGCGAAGGAGTTTGAACGAACGACGCTTGCTGCTGGCGCTGTGCTGTGGCGCGGCAGCATCGGGCCCGACGGGGATACGTCCGGCGTGGAGGTCGCCTGCATCCACCGCCCGCATTACGACGATTGGTCGCTGGCCAAGGGCAAGGTTGACCCAGGCGAGTCACTTCCGACGACGGCGGTGCGTGAGATCCTGGAGGAGACGGGCTACCGGGTGCGTTTGGGCAAGCTTTTGGGCAAGACGATTTACCCGGTGAAAAGGACAACTAAGGTTGTTTACTACTGGACAGGTGAGGTTATCGGCGGCGAGTTTGAAAAAAACGGGGAGGTTGATGAGATCCGCTGGCTTCCGATAGATGCTGCCTGTGATCTGTTGACTTACGATCTTGACCGCCAGGTGCTTCGCAAGGCCCAAAAGCGCTTCAGCATGCCCGCCGATGCACGTATCCTCTACGTGCGCCACGCCCGCGCCCATGACCGGGAGAAGTGGGCGGGCAACGACGATTTGCGCCCGCTGGATAAGAAGGGCCGGCGCCAGTCCGAGATGCTCGTGCCGATGCTTTCGCCTTTTGAGCCGACGCGGATCTACTCCGCGTTGCCGGATCGTTGCCAGGCCACGGTCGCCCCGCTTGCCGACGAACTCAGCTTGGACGTCACCGTGGATAAACGCTTCGGCGACGAGGGCTGGGCCGAAAGTCAGGTGGAGGCGAAGAAGGCCTTTATGGAGGTTGTTCAGCAGGGCGGAATCAGCGTGATCTGTGGGCAGGGCACGATTATGCCCCAGATGATTGGGTGGTTGTCTGCCGAGGGTCGCCTCCCCATCGACTCCGCTATCGAGGTGAAAAAGTCCGGCGTGTGGTCGTTGTCCTTCCACGGCGGCGAGCTCACCGGCGCGGATTACATGCCCTCTCCCTTGCCGGTCCAGTAG
- a CDS encoding NAD(P)H-dependent glycerol-3-phosphate dehydrogenase has protein sequence MVKVAVMGAGSWGTTLAKVFADGGNTVTLWARRPELAQAIQKTRENTDYLPGITLPQAITATADPEAACTGADIVVIGVPSQTVRENLTAWAGFLPSEATLLSISKGIETGTFMRMSEIVAEVTLAPAERIAVLSGPNLAREIAEEQPAATVIACRDLNRAKLVQAACASWYLRPYTNTDVIGCEIGGACKNVIALACGMAAGQGLGENTLATLITRGLAEITRLGTELGADPKTFAGLAGMGDLVATCASPLSRNRTFGAALGKGATVAEAKKATKGQVAEGVISSQSIHDLALANGVDMPITECVRAVCHEGQSVDESIRALMGRSRKSE, from the coding sequence ATGGTGAAAGTGGCCGTTATGGGTGCCGGTTCGTGGGGAACCACCCTGGCGAAAGTCTTTGCCGACGGCGGCAACACCGTAACCCTGTGGGCGCGACGCCCCGAACTTGCACAAGCCATCCAAAAAACGCGGGAAAACACCGACTATTTGCCCGGCATCACTTTGCCGCAAGCCATCACCGCCACCGCGGACCCCGAAGCCGCCTGCACCGGCGCCGATATCGTAGTCATCGGTGTTCCAAGCCAAACCGTGCGCGAAAACCTCACAGCCTGGGCAGGGTTTTTGCCAAGTGAGGCCACCTTGCTGTCCATCTCCAAAGGCATCGAGACTGGGACCTTCATGCGGATGAGTGAAATCGTCGCCGAGGTCACCCTGGCGCCAGCGGAGCGCATCGCGGTGCTCTCAGGGCCAAACCTGGCGCGCGAGATCGCCGAGGAGCAACCCGCGGCCACCGTCATCGCCTGCCGCGACCTTAACCGGGCAAAACTCGTGCAGGCGGCCTGTGCGAGCTGGTACCTGCGGCCCTACACCAACACGGACGTCATCGGCTGCGAAATCGGCGGGGCCTGCAAAAACGTGATCGCGCTAGCCTGCGGCATGGCGGCTGGGCAAGGTCTGGGGGAAAACACCTTGGCCACCCTTATCACGCGCGGATTGGCAGAAATCACCCGGTTGGGAACGGAGCTTGGAGCCGACCCGAAGACCTTTGCCGGCTTGGCCGGGATGGGCGATTTGGTCGCCACCTGCGCCTCCCCGCTGTCGCGCAACCGGACCTTCGGTGCGGCCTTGGGCAAGGGCGCCACGGTGGCGGAAGCCAAAAAGGCTACCAAGGGGCAAGTCGCGGAAGGGGTAATTTCCTCCCAAAGCATCCACGACCTGGCGCTTGCCAACGGCGTTGACATGCCGATTACGGAGTGCGTGCGCGCCGTGTGCCACGAGGGGCAATCCGTCGACGAGAGCATCCGGGCGCTGATGGGGCGCTCCCGGAAGTCGGAGTGA
- a CDS encoding D-alanine--D-alanine ligase family protein — protein MIRIAVIYGGRSTEHSISCISAGSVMAHLDPERYEIYPVGITRDGAWVEGDVDPVKGEKLPEVRDGREITLSLNPARRGEFVDAFTGESLTNVDVIFPVLHGKYGEDGTIQGIFELSGIPYVGPGVLASACAMDKEYTKKLATLANIAITREVVLSGGRTLTEAERDYVGLPVFVKPANGGSSIGVSKVETWEELDAAVERAAETDNKIIVEAELVGEEVEVGVLEYPDGSVVASVPGKLEGTSDSEEGFYGFETKYLEDGVTATIPAPYDEEIIERLRELAVRTYRALDCKGLARVDFFLTEDGPVLNEINTMPGFTPISMYPQLWIASGLTYGQLLDALVTTAVGQSAR, from the coding sequence GTGATTCGCATAGCTGTCATCTACGGTGGCCGGTCCACTGAGCACTCCATCTCCTGCATTTCCGCGGGCTCCGTCATGGCGCATCTCGACCCCGAGCGCTACGAGATTTACCCCGTCGGCATCACCCGCGACGGCGCGTGGGTTGAAGGAGACGTCGACCCCGTCAAAGGGGAGAAACTGCCAGAGGTACGCGACGGCCGTGAGATCACGCTGTCTTTAAACCCCGCCCGCCGCGGGGAGTTCGTCGACGCCTTCACCGGCGAATCCCTCACGAACGTCGACGTGATCTTTCCCGTCCTGCACGGCAAATACGGCGAGGACGGCACGATCCAAGGAATCTTCGAGCTCTCCGGCATCCCTTATGTCGGCCCGGGTGTTCTAGCCTCCGCGTGCGCGATGGACAAGGAATACACCAAAAAACTCGCCACCTTAGCCAACATCGCAATCACCCGCGAAGTGGTGCTTAGCGGCGGGCGAACCCTCACGGAGGCAGAGCGCGACTATGTGGGCCTGCCAGTTTTTGTCAAGCCCGCCAACGGAGGTTCGTCGATAGGCGTGTCCAAGGTTGAAACCTGGGAGGAGCTCGACGCCGCCGTTGAAAGGGCGGCCGAAACGGACAACAAGATCATCGTCGAAGCTGAGCTTGTCGGCGAGGAAGTGGAAGTCGGCGTCCTCGAGTACCCAGACGGAAGCGTGGTCGCCTCCGTGCCCGGCAAACTTGAAGGCACCAGCGATAGCGAGGAAGGCTTCTACGGTTTCGAAACAAAATACCTCGAAGACGGCGTCACCGCGACGATCCCGGCGCCCTACGACGAAGAAATCATCGAGCGTCTGCGTGAACTGGCGGTGCGCACCTACCGTGCGCTTGACTGCAAGGGTCTGGCGCGGGTGGACTTTTTCCTCACCGAGGACGGCCCGGTGCTCAACGAGATCAACACCATGCCGGGTTTTACCCCCATCTCGATGTACCCGCAGTTGTGGATCGCCTCCGGGCTGACCTACGGCCAGCTTCTCGACGCCCTCGTGACTACCGCAGTGGGACAGTCTGCGCGATAA
- a CDS encoding DUF3515 domain-containing protein produces MTEDFRDTTDSRNTTAVAFQPPPFNGTFVWISLALALALVSGVLVGAKLIFTRVAQQPVALTQLPSPLADSPECASLISSLPDNLAGHRRAKLAEPAPQGAAAWQTSSTQRVTLRCGVDAPAQYNEYSITENAAGAQWMRIDDSTPGSTLSTWFSVDRLPIVAVTADKESLGSNNPLDELNVAMLPQQQLPLAPAPLSQLASGSGEHCDDFLAALPQHLAEGFERTTANDPQTVVWVAAGREPLVVRCAVADPDNYEMGIQLYQVNEVTWFEDTTLANGTTSSTWFALGRATNIAASLPQAEGNEAVTRLSEVIAQTVPLR; encoded by the coding sequence ATGACTGAGGATTTCAGGGACACCACCGACTCTAGGAATACTACAGCCGTGGCTTTCCAGCCACCCCCCTTTAACGGCACCTTCGTCTGGATCAGTCTCGCTTTGGCCCTCGCTCTTGTCAGCGGGGTTCTCGTTGGCGCGAAGCTCATTTTCACCCGAGTGGCGCAGCAGCCGGTGGCGCTGACGCAGCTTCCCTCCCCGCTAGCAGATTCGCCGGAGTGCGCATCGCTCATCAGCTCGCTTCCTGACAACCTCGCCGGCCACCGCCGCGCAAAGCTTGCCGAGCCCGCCCCGCAGGGCGCGGCGGCCTGGCAGACATCTTCAACTCAGCGGGTGACTTTGCGTTGCGGGGTGGATGCACCCGCCCAGTACAACGAGTACTCCATCACCGAAAACGCCGCGGGGGCGCAATGGATGCGCATCGACGACTCCACCCCCGGATCCACCCTGTCCACCTGGTTTAGCGTTGATCGTTTGCCTATTGTCGCCGTGACCGCCGACAAGGAAAGCTTGGGCTCAAACAACCCGCTCGACGAGCTTAATGTGGCGATGCTGCCGCAACAGCAGCTCCCGCTGGCGCCAGCGCCTTTAAGTCAGCTAGCTTCTGGCTCCGGCGAACACTGTGATGACTTCCTCGCCGCTTTGCCGCAGCATCTTGCGGAAGGCTTCGAGCGCACCACCGCCAACGACCCGCAGACCGTTGTCTGGGTGGCGGCGGGTCGTGAGCCGCTCGTAGTGCGCTGCGCGGTGGCCGACCCTGACAACTACGAGATGGGTATTCAGCTTTACCAAGTCAATGAGGTGACCTGGTTCGAGGACACCACCCTGGCCAACGGCACGACCTCCTCTACTTGGTTCGCCCTTGGCCGGGCGACCAACATTGCGGCGAGTCTGCCGCAGGCGGAGGGCAACGAGGCGGTGACTCGCCTTTCGGAGGTTATCGCGCAGACTGTCCCACTGCGGTAG